A genomic region of Armatimonadia bacterium contains the following coding sequences:
- a CDS encoding secondary thiamine-phosphate synthase enzyme YjbQ has protein sequence MVTRLPIATHQREQFLKVTDQVAEVLRESGVQSGVCTLFVPHTTAAITINENADPDVVSDMLEGLRCIVPHHQDFYRHAEGNSDAHIKTSLLGTSVQILIENGKLLLGQWQGIYFCEFDGPRSRRLWVKIAAD, from the coding sequence ATGGTCACACGCCTGCCGATTGCCACCCATCAGCGCGAGCAGTTCCTCAAGGTCACCGATCAGGTCGCGGAAGTCCTCAGAGAGTCAGGCGTTCAGAGCGGCGTTTGCACCCTCTTCGTCCCGCATACCACAGCGGCCATCACCATCAACGAAAACGCAGACCCCGATGTCGTCTCCGACATGCTGGAGGGTCTGCGCTGTATCGTGCCCCACCATCAGGACTTCTACCGTCACGCGGAGGGCAACTCCGACGCCCACATCAAAACCAGTCTCCTGGGTACCTCCGTCCAGATACTGATCGAGAACGGCAAGCTCCTGCTCGGCCAGTGGCAAGGCATCTACTTCTGCGAGTTCGACGGGCCCCGGTCGCGCAGGCTGTGGGTCAAGATTGCCGCTGACTGA